The Arabidopsis thaliana chromosome 5, partial sequence genomic interval CCTCTCAACAAGCGCGAAAGTTCCTTCCGTCATCAGATCGTTTCTCGGGTTAGCTGACCGGAATTGAACCCTCACTATGTCAGCTCCCTTCCTGAATTTGGATAACCGAGGAACATCCGATGTAACATCTCCGAATGCAGTTCCAATTGGTGTCATATCCGCAACAACAGGTGTTAGTAAGCTTATTTGCTTGTGAAGTAAGTCAGGTGGTTGGGGACCCGGGTCAGTGGTTTGAGCAGATAGAAGATCATTTGCTAGTTTCTTGAATTCTTGAATGTATCCGCTTAGCGTGTGAGGTCCATACAAAGTCGATGCACCCTGAGGGAAAGAATAAACAGAGTTGGTTTAAGAGCAGGAAATCAAGAAAGATCCTACAAGCTCTTCCTTCTTATCTAAGCCTCTGACCTCATATCTCTGAACTTGGTATTCCTCAAATGTGGCAATATACTGCGAATACGAATTGGTTAGCCCGGCTATTACCACGCTGAATTCTCTTCCATTGCTGCCTTCTTTAAGCACTGTTTTCACGGCATCACGTAGTCGCCTCCCTGCCATTGTTGTGAATTCTTGCAAGCAGAACAATAGAGAAAGGAAATTACTAATGTTCTACATCAGTttagaaatgattttttttgttctgggGGAGACCGGAATACCTCCGGGGACGCAGAGAATCACTAGCTGGCCAATGCGGAGGATCTGAACTGGTAATATCGACGGCTGAAAATGGATTAAGAAACAGTTTTTCCATCACAAATAGCTAAGTGGGATTCAATTTTTATCCATCACAGTACAAGATTATGCTCTCACCGCCCAGTCGTATGGTTGTTTCATTTCACCGGTATCAAGCAATATGGGTTTAGGTCGTTGGCATCGTACTTGTTCCTCAGTTGGATTCTTGAGAAGGTTCCTTACAAGCCTCCAGAAAGGATTTCCCTTACACAAAGTCACAACATAAAGTATAGTACTAAACATCTTTCATTACCAAGTTAGAAGGAGAATTTGGGTTTTACCTGATCATCTCCTTGTTTAAAGTCAAATGCTCCAGGTCCATCAGTTGTTCCTGCAGCGAAACCAAAACCCATTGCAGCTGGACATGTTTTCACCACTTCGGAACCTCCATTTTGTCCATTAATCGTCACTTCAAGCTGAGAGAAATCAACATATGCATGACGATAGTCAACTTTTCCTTGTATCTCCTCAGAGGCTTTAGTGAAAAGATCCGCAGCCTTCTTGAACTGCCTCTCTCCAATAATGCGGGTACTCTCAAATTCATCAGGGTAGCTGAAACATTTAGTCATGCCAAGTTATACATCTAACAAGCTTGACTCTCTAAATACCATATTGTACTAAGAGAGAACATAATTTTCTGTGATTGGTTTCCGCATTGCTGAAAGTAAAAGTGTGCAGTTAGGAATAAGACGTACCCTGGTCCACGGCCGTAGCATTGCTCATTCTTTCCACCACAAGTACTTTGGTTGAATTCACAAGGAAGGCCTGTGTCTATACAGAAGGCTCCCAACACATTCGGACTAACATCACCGCAGTTAGTTTGACAGAAGGCAGAGACAAATCTAGGTTTGTCAGCGTGTCTAAATCTACTTCTGACCCGTCTAGCAACGCTTGACATCCTTGTAACGGTTTTACCGCCGGTAGACAGTAACGAGGATGCCATTTCCATCAAATCTTGATCTGCaataaaagcaacaaaaagttAGTTTTACAATAACAAGCCATTACTAAAACTCTTGGAGCTATGGTTATTTACGCTCACCATAAGGATCACTGATTATGCTTGAGACTCTTCTAGGAGATTCAACATCAACTGATCTACAACCGTTTTCTCGTTCAAACCAGTCTTCCATGATACGTGCTGCAGTGCCTTTATTGTCCCCGCTGATTCAAGGCATTTGTACGGCTCATCGAAGTGCCATGAGTTGCAAACCAATTGAAACTACCCACTGGACCCCATTGATCATCAACGAATTTGACAAGTGTCATCTCTTTATCTacatcatattcatatttacTACGTTCATGTGCCGGATTGTTAAGGTAAGCACTGGGACTACGGTTCACACCAGCATCCAAGAGCTCCCCTGCAAGCTCAGCTCCAAAAGAAATGTCTTTAGAGAAAGCAACATataaaatgaatcataaaaaaaGTGTCCCACAAGCTAAATCACTCACCTTTGTTGATTAAAATGGACCCGGGACGAAGATTTTCATGAGCTTGTATAATACTTTGCTCTATACCGTCCACAAGAGCATTGAAAGATTGATGAACAAACCCGAGAGATGTAACTAAGTACAAAATGTATTGGAGATAACCCCCTGGACCAGCATGAGTATGAGTTCCACTAATTGCAACATTTTCCTCCGTATAAAGCTCACCGTACCTCTGTTTCAATCTTTCAATCACTTTGATGGTCACAAGCTGTGAGGCCATACCAGCATCAAGATTAACAAAAGCAATCCTTTTCTTGTATGGCTCAGCCACGATGAACGCACGAGCTCTGAGCCTGAAGTGAACACCAGATGCTACTTGTTCCATGTTAGCATAACCCATCATGTTAACATCAGCTGCAGGTCCTGTGATGTCATAGCTTCCAAGACCCATCAAATAATCGGAATCTGAGAATATACAAGTGAGCCTCAACAGAAATAGCAAGAACAATGTGCAGTGCATAGACATAGACCACCTCGTCATCTTCACACTCAATATGGAGTAATCAACTCTTTCTCATTTCTAGTCCTTCCTAGAGAATAATACAAACGTAagcaacataaacaaacacacatattTCATGAATCTAAAATTATTAAACCCAAAATATTATCCaacctgaagaagaagtaacGCAATCCTTAATGATTTTAGCTGATGAACACACTAACCATTTGCTGGAGCTGATAGAAACTAATTGATGTGAACGATgtgaagcaaaacaaaagaagatgagagaaacTCAAATAGACAAATACTCAAtaaagtttcgtttttttttctggtaaCAACGATAATAGTATGTAAGTAAGAGTAAAGTGTGAGGaaagttcttatttttaagGTTGCGGAGAAAGAAAGCTACCCAATTTCAGCTGTTTTAGCGTATCTGTCCTTCTCAATTCGGTTTTCACTTCTTATTCGATTTCTAATTTtcaaagtttggatttttgggGTAAAGTTAGTTAAAATGCATACATAACGGGGGTAGAatgtaatttataaaattgtatTGGGTCTGTTTGtgaataaaccaaaacttgtGGTTCTTCTCTGTCTCAACCTCAGTCGCCGATCTTCAACAGTGGCTGAAACAATAGAGAGAGAGCGATACAATGGCGATGACACTTATGAACAGAGCAATCTCTAGAACCGAAACTGTTGGTGCTTTCAGTCTCTCGCTTAGTCTCTTAAGAAATTTCTCTGCGGCGCCGTCGGCGGCATCTACTCCGGCGAGTGAAAACCCTAGCTCCGATTCGAATAAACCTaaacgaagaaagaagaaaaacttaatCGAAGTCGCTCAGTTCTTACCTAATTGGGGAATCGGATACCATATGGCTAAAGCTCACTGGAATGGAATCTCTTATGAAATCACTAAGATCAATCTCTATAAggttcttcgtcttcttctctttcatgtCTGGATTgaaaagtttccatttttcgTAAGCTgagataatgtttttattaccTAATCATTTGGGGTTTGATTATCTGACTTGggtatttgtttgattttggattcaaatGCAGGATGGTAGACATGGAAAAGCTTGGGGAATTGTTCACAAAGATGGTgactttttttgtcatcatttgCTTCGTATTGCTAAGTTTTTACGCCCATTGATGTCAAAGTTGGAGCTTTTTGTCATGTCTATGGAGTATAGGGTGAAATTATTAGGAGTAGCCATATCTGAAACTAGATAATCACCATTGCATTGGTGTTAAGGTTTATGCAGCTTTCATGAGAGTAACGTACATACATGGTCTCAAATGCAGGATTGCGAGCTGCGGAAGCTCCAAAGAAGATAAGCGGAGTTCACAAACGTTGTTGGAAGTATATCCCAAACCTGTCAAAGACTACTCCTGCAACAACCACTGCTGATGTTCAAGCTGCCTGATCTGTTTACTTCCATTGTTGTGGGTACTTCTTGATCTATCTGTTTGCGGTTTCTTTTTATTGGGAAGAAGATACAGTTGTTGTGACTTGATAGTTTCTTTGAATTCGTCGATAGCTTTGTAGGAAATGATCCATAATCTACGGATGATGACCGAGTATTCGTTTTTCTTGTTAAGACTTTACACTTCTTGAgttatgattttgatgagCCAGCATCCCTAAGCCTAGTGTTTAGCTACTATAAAGTTTGAACTTGTTTTGTAGGAGATCTGCTGGTTTTAAACATGTAATAAATG includes:
- a CDS encoding 28S ribosomal S34 protein (unknown protein; BEST Arabidopsis thaliana protein match is: unknown protein (TAIR:AT5G52370.1); Has 1807 Blast hits to 1807 proteins in 277 species: Archae - 0; Bacteria - 0; Metazoa - 736; Fungi - 347; Plants - 385; Viruses - 0; Other Eukaryotes - 339 (source: NCBI BLink).) is translated as MAMTLMNRAISRTETVGAFSLSLSLLRNFSAAPSAASTPASENPSSDSNKPKRRKKKNLIEVAQFLPNWGIGYHMAKAHWNGISYEITKINLYKDGRHGKAWGIVHKDGLRAAEAPKKISGVHKRCWKYIPNLSKTTPATTTADVQAA
- a CDS encoding Neutral/alkaline non-lysosomal ceramidase (Neutral/alkaline non-lysosomal ceramidase; FUNCTIONS IN: ceramidase activity; INVOLVED IN: biological_process unknown; LOCATED IN: endomembrane system; EXPRESSED IN: 22 plant structures; EXPRESSED DURING: 13 growth stages; CONTAINS InterPro DOMAIN/s: Neutral/alkaline nonlysosomal ceramidase (InterPro:IPR006823); BEST Arabidopsis thaliana protein match is: Neutral/alkaline non-lysosomal ceramidase (TAIR:AT1G07380.1); Has 1807 Blast hits to 1807 proteins in 277 species: Archae - 0; Bacteria - 0; Metazoa - 736; Fungi - 347; Plants - 385; Viruses - 0; Other Eukaryotes - 339 (source: NCBI BLink).) yields the protein MTRWSMSMHCTLFLLFLLRLTCIFSDSDYLMGLGSYDITGPAADVNMMGYANMEQVASGVHFRLRARAFIVAEPYKKRIAFVNLDAGMASQLVTIKVIERLKQRYGELYTEENVAISGTHTHAGPGGYLQYILYLVTSLGFVHQSFNALVDGIEQSIIQAHENLRPGSILINKGELLDAGVNRSPSAYLNNPAHERSKYEYDVDKEMTLVKFVDDQWGPVARIMEDWFERENGCRSVDVESPRRVSSIISDPYDQDLMEMASSLLSTGGKTVTRMSSVARRVRSRFRHADKPRFVSAFCQTNCGDVSPNVLGAFCIDTGLPCEFNQSTCGGKNEQCYGRGPGYPDEFESTRIIGERQFKKAADLFTKASEEIQGKVDYRHAYVDFSQLEVTINGQNGGSEVVKTCPAAMGFGFAAGTTDGPGAFDFKQGDDQGNPFWRLVRNLLKNPTEEQVRCQRPKPILLDTGEMKQPYDWAPSILPVQILRIGQLVILCVPGEFTTMAGRRLRDAVKTVLKEGSNGREFSVVIAGLTNSYSQYIATFEEYQVQRYEGASTLYGPHTLSGYIQEFKKLANDLLSAQTTDPGPQPPDLLHKQISLLTPVVADMTPIGTAFGDVTSDVPRLSKFRKGADIVRVQFRSANPRNDLMTEGTFALVERWLEGRETWVPVYDDDDFCLRFKWSRPFKLSTQSTATIEWRIPETASPGVYRITHFGSAKTPISSIHHFSGSSSAFVVY